TGGTGGCGAACGCGACGTTGCCGCCGGCCAGCTTCTGCATCTGCTGGACGAAATCCATCACGTCCCAGCCCGAGGAGATCACCACCGAGCGCTGCACGGCGGCCTCGAGCCGCCGGACGGTCGCCGGGCTGGACAGCGTCTTGCCCGAGATGACGCGGTGGGCGAGCGACGCCATCACCACCTGCTGGCGGACCACGCGGTCGAGGTCACCGCGCGGGAGCTCGTGGCGCTGGCGGACGAAGCTGAGCGCCTCCGGGCCGTCGAGGCGTTGCGGGCCGGCCGGGAAGTCGGCCCCGGAAAGGGGCTCGAACACCGGCTCTTTCAGGCAGACGTCCACGCCGCCGAGCGCGTCGGTGATCAGCGAGAAGCCGAGCAGGCCGATCTCGGCGTAGTGGTCGACGGTGACGCCGGTGAGGTCGGCGACGGTCTTGATCAGCGCCTCGCGTCCGGCCTCGGTGCCCTCCGCCGCGGCGTGCTCGGCGGAGTCGCCGGCCTTCACCAGGTTGACGCGTTTGGCCTCGCGGGTCTGGCCATAGACGCCGTTGATCTTGGTCTTGCCCAGGCCGGGAGCGGAGACGTAGGAGTCCCGGGGGATCGAGATCGCGGTCGCCGACTTCCCGTTGTTGGGGATCCGGATGAGGATGATGGTGTCGGTGTTGGTCGCTTCCTCGTCGCCGGCGCGCAGCGTCGCCAGCTCCTCGGCAGACAACGGGTTGCCGTGCGCGTCGGTGCGGCTGTCGAGGCCGACCAGCAGGATGTCGATCGCGCCATCGTCGCCGCCCTTGCCCAGCGACGGCGCGGACATGTGGAAGATGCCGTCCTCGAACGACCGGACGTTGCTCCACGCCAGCCCGGTGCCGAGCACGATCGCGAGCGTCAGCGCAGTGGCAATCACACGAACCACATGTTGCACAGGCATCCCAATAGGTTACTTGCGGCACATGCGCTTCGCGGGTAGCGAGGTTCGGCGTGCCCCGGCCGTGCCACACTC
This genomic window from Mycobacterium saskatchewanense contains:
- a CDS encoding LCP family protein produces the protein MPVQHVVRVIATALTLAIVLGTGLAWSNVRSFEDGIFHMSAPSLGKGGDDGAIDILLVGLDSRTDAHGNPLSAEELATLRAGDEEATNTDTIILIRIPNNGKSATAISIPRDSYVSAPGLGKTKINGVYGQTREAKRVNLVKAGDSAEHAAAEGTEAGREALIKTVADLTGVTVDHYAEIGLLGFSLITDALGGVDVCLKEPVFEPLSGADFPAGPQRLDGPEALSFVRQRHELPRGDLDRVVRQQVVMASLAHRVISGKTLSSPATVRRLEAAVQRSVVISSGWDVMDFVQQMQKLAGGNVAFATIPVLDGAGWSDDGMQSVVRVDPHQVQDWVAGLLHDQDQGKTEELAYTPAKTIADVANDTDINGLATAVSQVLTAKGFGAGTVGNNEGGHVKGSQVRAAKTDDLGAQQVAKELGGLPVVADPSLAAGSVRVVLANDYTGPGSGLSGGGTVMAARASNPGSGADPNVPPPSPILTAGSDKPECIN